The Amycolatopsis sp. NBC_01480 genome segment CTGGTCGTCTACTACAGCGCCACCGGGAACGCCGCCGCGCTCGCGTCCGCACTGGCCGATGGCGCGCGCGAGACCGGGGCCGAGGTCCGGTTGCGGACGGTGCCGGAGACCGCGCCGCCCGAGGCCGTCGCGAGCAACCCGCGCTGGCAGGCCTGGGTGGACGCCGGCCCGCACCACGAGTACGCGACGCTGGCCGATCTGGAGTGGGCCGAAGGCATCGCGGCCGGCGGCCCGACCCGCTTCGGCGGCCCGCCCGCGCAGCTGAAGTCCTTTTTGGACAGCACCGGCGGCCTGTGGGCGCAGGGAAAGCTGGCCGACAAGGTCGCGACGTCGTTCACCACGGCGTCCACCACGCACGGCGGGCTCGAGGCGACCGTGCTGGCCACGAACAACATCTTCTACCACTGGGGCGCGATCGTGGTGCCGCTCGGCTACGGCGACCCGCACCTGAAGGAGTCCGGCAACCCGTACGGCGGCTCGTTCGTCTCGCGCAAATCGGCGGCGCCGGACGAACTGGCACTGGGCGCGCTGCGGCGGCAGGGCAAGCGGCTCGCCACGATCACCACGCACGTCGCCACCGGGCTGAAAGCCCAGCAATAAATCGGTATCGACGCCTCGTCGGTCTTCCGTAGGGTCGCGCAGTGACCACCGAACTGGCCGCCGTCGCCCCGCGGCCCCACGTCCCGCACCGCGGGCGCGGCAGTGTCCTGGTGCTGGCTTCGGCGCTGCTGTTCAGCACGTCCGGCATCCTCGGGAAGCCGACCATGCTGGCCGGGCTGACCCCGGAACAGGCGGCGACGCTGCGAATCGGCTTCGCGGGCCTGCTGCTGCTCGTGGGCACGGCCGTGTTCGCGCCGCAGACGCTCAAGGTGCGTCGCGGGGAATGGCCGATGCTGGTCGCGTACGGGCTGCTCGGCGTCGCCGGGACGCAGCTGTTCTACTTCATCGCCGCGTCCCGGATCCCGGTCGGCATCGCGATCCTGCTGGACTTCACCTCGCCGGTGCTGATCGCCCTGTGGGTCCGGTTCGTGCGCCGGACGCGGCTGCCGCGCGCGATGTGGGGCGGGATCGCGCTGGCGATGGCGGGCCTGGCGCTCGTCGCGCAGGTCTGGGAGGGCATCAGCCTCGACACCGTCGGCCTGCTCGCCGGCCTCGGCGCGGGCGTCTGCTCGGCGGGCTACTTCCTGATCGGCGAGCGCGCGGTGACCGGCCGCGACCCGCTGGGCCTGGTCACCTGGGGCATGGTGATCGGGGCGGTGGTGGTGTGCGTGGTCGCGCCGCCGTGGACGGTGCCGTGGCCGCTGCTGGCCGGCGCCGTCGCGTTCGGGCCGTGGACGACGCCGCTGTGGCTGCTGGTGGTCGGAGTGGTGCTGCTGTCGACGGTTTTCCCGTATCTGCTGAGCATCTCGTCGCTGCGGCACCTGCCCGCCTCGGTGGCGAGCGTGCTGGGATTGGCCGAACCGGTGCTCGCGACGGTCCTGGCGTGGGCGCTGCTGGGTGAGGCCCTGACCTGGCCCCAGGTACTGGGCGCGGCCATCCTGCTCGGTGGCGCTTTGCTGGTGCAGGCCAATTCGAAAGCAGTCACCTGAGCGCAGGCCGCACGACGAACAGGGGAAACACGATGATCGAACGCTTCGAACGGCCGCCGGGCCTGGGCCCGGTCAACGGCTACAGCCACGCCGTGGCCGGGGCCGGTCGCCTGGTGGCGGTGTCGGGCCAGCTCCCGGTGGACGCCGACGGGTCCATTGTGGACCCCGCCGACGGCCTCGCCCAGGCCCGGCAGGTGTTCGCCAACCTGGGCACCGCACTGCGGGCAGCCGGCGCGGGGCCGGAGGATGTCCTGCGCCTGACGTACTTCCTCACCGACCTCGCGGATCTCGGCGCAGTCCGGGCCGCACGCGATGAATTCCTCGGCGACGGCCCGCGACCGGCTAGCTCGCTGGTGCAGGTCGCCGGACTGGTCCTCCCCGGCGCACGGATCGAGATCGACGCCCTCGCCATCATCCAGGCGTAGCCCAGCTCAGGGCTCGTGAGTGTTTATGACGGTTCTAACCGTCATAAACACTCACGAGTCTTCTCAGACCGGGATGACCGTGGGCACGATCATCGGGCGGCGGCGGTAGGTGTCGGCGACCCAGCGTCCCACCACCCGGCGCACGGCCTGCGCGATGCGGTGTGTGTCGGTGATGCCCTCGGCCTCCGTGCGCGCCAGCTCCATCTCCACCAGCGGCACGACGGCGTCGAGCGCCTTCGGGTCGTCGGAGAAGCCGCGGCCGGAGACCGTCGGGCTGCTGACCGCGCGGCCCGTGCTGGAGTCGACGGCGACGCTGATCGAGATGAAGCCGCCCTCGCCCAGCACCAGCCGGTCCGACAGGGTCGACTCGCCGACGTCGCCGACCGAGAGGCCGTCCACGTACACGTGCCCGACCTCGACGCGGCCGGTGCGGGAGGCCTTGCCGTCGACCAGGTCGACGACCACGCCGTCCTCGGCGATCACCACGTTCTCCGGCGCCACGCCGGTCCGGATGGCCAGCTCGCCGTTGGCGCGCAGGTGCTTCCACTCGCCGTGCACCGGCATCACGTTGCTCGGGCGCACCGCGTTGTACAGGTACAGCAGCTCGCCCGCGGACGCGTGCCCGGAGACGTGCACCTTGGCGTTGCCCTGGTGCACGACGTTCGCGCCGAGCCGGGTCAGGCCGTTGACCACGCCGAACACCGCGGTCTCGTTGCCCGGGATCATCGAGCTGGCCAGCACCACGGTGTCGCCGGAGCGGATCGAGATCTGCCGGTGCTCGCCGCGGGCCATGCGCGAGAGCGCCGAGAGCGGCTCACCCTGCGACCCGGTCGAGACGAACAGGACCTTGCTCTCGGGCAGCGTGCTCGCCTGGTCGAGGTCCACCAGCAGGCCCTCGGGCACCTCCAGCAGGCCGAGGTCGGCCGCGATGCCCATGTTCCGGACCATCGAGCGGCCGACGAACGCGACGCGACGGCCGTGCCGTGACGCGGCCGCGAGCACCTGCTGCACGCGGTGCACGTGGCTGGCGAAGCAGGCGACGATCACGCGCTGGTCCACCCGGCGGATCACGTCGTCGAGCACCGGGCCGATGTCGCGCTCCGGCATGACGAACCCGGGCACCTCGGCGTTGGTCGAGTCCACGCAGAACAGGTCCACGCCCTCGTCGCCGAGCCGGGAGAAGCCGGCCAGGTCGGTCAGCCGGCCGTCGAGCGGCAGCTGGTCGAGCTTGATGTCGCCGGTGTGCAGGACCACGCCCGCCGGGGTGCGGATGGCGACCGCCAGCGCGTCCGGGATCGAGTGGTTCACGGCGAAGAACTCGAGGTCGAACGCGCCGACCTTGCGCCGCTCGCCCTCGCGCACCTCGATCAGCTTCGGCCGCTGGCGGTGCTCCTTGGCCTTGGCCGCGAGCAGCGCGTTGGTGAAGCGCGAACCGTAGATCGGCAGGTCCGGCCGCAGCCGGAGCAGGAACGGGACGGCGCCGATGTGGTCCTCGTGCCCGTGCGTGAGGACCAGGCCGTCGATGTCCTCGAGCCGGTCCTCGATCGCCCGGAAGTCCGGCAGGATCAGGTCGACGCCGGGCTGGGTGTCCTCGGGGAACAGGACGCCGCAGTCGACGATCAGCAGCCTGCCGTCGTACTCGAAGACGGTCATGTTGCGCCCGACTTCGCCGATGCCGCCCAGCGCGACTACGCGAAGGGCCCCTTCGGGCAGTTTGGGCGGGAGGTTCGTCGGGCCGGGTCCGGGGGGAAGTGAGCTCACCGGGGCAGGGTCCCAACGCTGGTGTGTGAAGTGGGGGCCACGTAGGCCGCCTGGGAATCCGCTTGTGCCACCCGTGCACCATGCCAGTCCGAGGCCGCCGTGTCGCCCAGCGGCACGCCGCCCTGGGCAAGATCGGCGGCGATCAGCTGGAGCTGGTCGTCGGTGGCGGGCACGATCGGCAGCCGCGGGTCGCCGATGTCGAAGCCGCGCAGCCGCAGCGCGGCCTTGCTGAACGCGACGCCACCGAGCCGGGACATGGCCCGCATCACCGGCAGCATGCCGCGGTGGTTGGTGCGCGCGGTGGAGGTGTCGCCGTTCTCGTAGGCGTCGATCATCGCGCGGATCCGGCCGGCCACCACGTGCCCGATCACGCTGACCACGCCCGCGCCGCCGACCGAGATCCACGGCAGGTTCAGCCCGTCGTCGCCGGAGTAGTAGGCGAGCTGGGTGCTGGCGATCACCTCGGAGCCGGCGATCAGGTCGCCCTTGGCGTCCTTGACCGCGACGATCCGCGGGTGCTCGGCCAGCCGCTGCAGCGTGTCGACCTCGATCGGCACGATCGAGCGCGGCGGGATGTCGTAGAGCATCACGGGCAGCTCGGTGGCGTCCGCGACCGCGGTGAAGTGCGCGAACAGCCCGGCCTGGCTGGGCCGCGAGTAGTACGGCGTGACCACGAGCAGGCCGTGGGCGCCGGCCTCGGCGGCCGCGTGGGCCTGCTCGATGCTGTGCGCGGTGTTGTTCGTGCCGGCGCCGGTCAGCACGGTGGCCCGGTCGCCGACCGCCTCGACGACGGCGCGGACCAGAGCGGCCTTCTCCGCGTCGCTCGTGGTGGGGCTCTCGCCGGTGGTGCCGTTCAGGACCAGGCCGTCGTTACCCAGCTCCACGAGGTGCTCGGCGAGCTCCTGGGCCCGCTTGACGTCCAGCGCCCCTTCGCTGTCGAAGGGGGTCGCCATCGCGGTGAGCACACGCCCGAACGGCCGTCCTGGCGCTGCGGTAGGTGGGGTGGACATGGTGATGACGGTACCTCCTCGGCGCAGCCAATCCCCTCCCGACCTGGTGCCCCGCCGGGAACTGCGGAGATTTTCCTCCCCCGGCGCGCGGGGGCCGGAACTCTTCGCGTGCCGCTACTTGACCTTGGTGGTGATCTGCGCCGGGATCTGCCCGTTGCCGGTCCGGGCGAGCACGCAGTAGAACTCGCGGCTCGGGCTGTCGCTGGATTTCTCCGGGGTCAGGTTCCACTCGCGCTCGGTCGGCACCAGCGCCTGGTAGGTGAGCCCGGCGCGCTGCTGCGCGGGCACCACCGACGAGGTGAACGACGTCGCGCAGCGCGCCTCGGCGGCCCGGCTGATCGCCTCGAGCCCGGGGTAGGCGGCGACCTGGGCTTCGTCGTTGCTGTAGTTCTCGACGGGCAGGGCGTCGGCGCTGTCGTAGACCTCGAGGGTGTGGCTCTTCTTGCACTCGACGTTGTTGTCGTCGCCGATCACGACCCCCGGCTGGACCACGGCGTTGTAGCAGGGCTGGTAGTTGTCCAGCGCCGTCTTGAGGTAGCCGTCCGGGCCGTAGGTGACGGTGGGCAGCATCTGCGGGTCGGCCTTCGGCGACCACACCGGTTCGCCGAGGAAGAACCCGCCCACCAGCGCGGCGACGACCAGGGCCGCGGCGGCACCCAGCCACCAGCCGCGGCGGCCGCGCTTCGGCGGCTGCGGCGCCACGCGGGTCAGCGGCTGGGCGCCCGGGTGCGGCATCGTCACGCTGCCGGGCGCCGGGGTCGGCGGCTGGCCGGCGGCGGTGGCCAGCAGCGCGCGGGCCTGTGGGGCGGTCAGCCGGGCCTCGGGCTTGGCCACCAGCAGGCCGAGCACCGCCGCCGCGAGCGGGCCGCTGCCCCGGGTGAGGTACGGGACCTCGGTCATGATCGCGTGCAGGGTCGCGGCCGTGGTCGGCCGTTCGAACGCGACCAAACCTTCCACGGCGAAGAACAGCGTCGCGCCGAGCGACCACAGGTCCGACTCCGGCATGGCCTCCCGGCCCTCGACCCGTTCCGGGGCCATGAAAGCCGGCGAGCCGACGATGACCCCGGACGTGGTCAGCCGCGGGTCGTCGATGGCGTGCGCGATGCCGAAGTCGGTGAGCTTCACCCGGCCGTCCGGCGCGACCATGATGTTGGCGGGCTTGACGTCGCGGTGCACGATCCCGGCGGCGTGCGCGGCCTGCAACGCGGCGAGCACTCGCTCCCCGATCGCCGCGGCCTGCGCCGCGGGCAGCGGGCCCTGGCCGCGCACCAGGTCGGCCAGCGTCGGGGCCTCCACCAGCTCCATCACGATCCACGTGGTGCCGCCGTCGGTGACCACGTCGAACACCGTGACCACGGCCGGGTCGTTGAGCCGGCCGCCGGCGCGCACCTCGCGCAGCACCCGCTCGGAGAACACGGCCGAGCCCTCGCTGTCGGGCAGCCGCAGCTCCTTGATCGCGACCGCGCGGCCGATCACCTGGTCCTGGGCCCGCCACACCACGCCCATGCCGCCGCGGCCGAGCTCGCCGAGCAGCCGGTAGCGGCCGGCGACCACGCGTGCTCCGGAGGCCGGGGCGGTCGGGTCGTGCGGGCGCGTCTGTTCGTCGGTCACTGCGGTGGTGCTCCTCGTTCCGGGGTCGCGCGGATGGTAGTCCGACCCGCCGGCGTCGTTCCCGGTTCCGCCGTGTTCGCCCGGTTTCAGCCCGTGAACGTCAGGTAGATCAGCACCACGTTCAGCGTGATGATCACCGCCGCGACCAGCCAGGCCGCCACCGCGGTCGGGCGCCGGTTCACCTCCGCGCCCATCAGCGCGGGGTCCGAGGTCAGCCGGATCAGCGGCACGAGCGCGAACGGGATGCCGAACGACAGCACCACCTGCGAGACCACCAGCGCCGCGCTCGGGTCGGCGCCCAGCCCGAGCACGACGATCGCCGGGGCGAGCGTGACGAGGCGGCGCAGCAGGATCGGGAATCGCTTGCGCAGCAAGCCTTCCATGATCATCGCACCGGCGTACGCACCCACCGAAGTGGACGCGAGCCCCGAAGCCAGCAGCCCGATCGCGAACAGCAGCGCGATGCCGGGTCCCAGCGCCGTCGCGACCGCGCTGTGCGCGCCTTCGATCGAGTCGACGCCGGTCTGGCCCTGGAGGTTCGTCGCGGCGAGCAGCAGCATGCCGAGGTTGACCGCGCCGGCCAGCAGCATCGCCAGCCCGACGTCGACGCGGGTCGCGCGCAGCAGCCGGTGCCGCTGCTCGGGCCCGGCCGCCCCGTGCCGGTCGCGGACCAGGCCGGAGTGCAGGTAGACCGCGTGCGGCATCACGGTGGCGCCGAGCATCGCGGCGGCGATCAGCACGCTGCCGGACCCCTCGAACCGCGGCAGCAGCCCGCTCGCGACGCCGGACGCCGAAGGCGGCTCCACGAACAGACTGGCCAGGAACCCGATGGCGATCACCGCGAGCAGCCCGGTGACGACCCGTTCGAAGGTCCGCTGGCCGCCCCGGTCCTGGACCGCCAGCAGCACCAGCGAAACCGCCCCGGTGATCAGCCCGCCGACGACCAGCGGCAGGTCGAACAGCAGGTTCAGCGCGATCGCGCCGCCCACCACCTCGGCCAGATCGGTGGCGACGGCGACCACCTCGGCCTGCGCCCAGTAGGCCAGCCGCGCCGACCGCGGCATCCGCTCCCGCAGGACCTCCGGCAGCGAGCGCCCGGTGACCAGGCCGAGCTTCGCCGACAGGTACTGGACCAGCACAGCCATCAGATTCGCCGCGACGATCACCCACACCAGCAGGTAGCCGAAGCGGGCGCCCGCGCTGATGTTGGACGCGACGTTGCCGGGATCGACGTACGCGATCGACGCGACGAACGCGGGGCCCAGCAGCGCCGAGCCCGCCCGCAACCGGGCCAGCCGCCGCGGCCGCGCCGCTTCCGCCACCGCCATCACGTCACCCTTCGCCGACTGTCGGGCTACCTAAATCGAAGTTTAGGCACGCCGAACTTTGCGAAGCAAGGGTGTTGTCGGCCACTGCGGCCCCGCTGCGAGGCGGTCAAGGCCTCCCTCCCTACCGGCGCGGGCACTGACGGCAAGGCCTCCTTACCGGCGCGGGCGCTGACGGCAAGGCCTCCTTGCCCGCGTGGGACGCGAGTAAGGAGGCCTTGCCGGATCCGGCAGATGCTCAGGCGGGCAGCGCGAGCTCGTGACCCTCGTGGTCGCTGTCGCGGAACGCCTTCACCGCAAGCTCAAGCTCAGCGCACCGGTCCGACGGGACAACGAAGGCCCTCGTCCGAAGCGCGGACGAGAGGCCTTCAGCGACGAGCTACTCAGGCGGGCAGCGCGACCTCGTGACCGCTGTCGCGGAACGCCTTCACCGCGAGCTCAAGCTCGGCCGAGCGCACCAAAATGTGGTCAGTGTCGAAAGTGGACAGTGAGAACAGGGCGACGCCGGCCGCGGCCAGTTCCGAGGCCAGGGCGGAGATCACGCCGGTCAGCGTGAACTCCAGGGGGCCGCGGACGCTCATCAGCCGCCAGCCGTGCTCGACTACGCCGCCTGCGGGCTCGCGGCCGGTCGGGCAGATCACCGAAAGCTCTTCCGGGGTGCGGGTGACCGAGACGAGCGCCGGCTCGCCGGGTACCAGCAGCTCCGCCGGGACCGGGGCGTCGGCGGGCAGCCGCACCACCGAATAGTCGCCCGGCCGGACGTCGATCGCGAGGCGCTTCATCAGCCTTCGAGGACCTTCGGGCTGGACGCGACCTCGGTGCCGTCGGGCAGCGTGGAGATGGTGAAGTCGGCGAACACGTTGGCCGCGGCCTTCTGCAGCTCGCGCAGGCAGTCGATGGCCAGCGCGCGGATCTCGACGTCGGCGTGCTCGGTCGCGCGCATGGCGATGAAGTGCCGCCAGGCGCGGTAGTTGCCGCTCACCACGATGCGGGTCTCGGTGGCGTTCGGCAGCACCGCGCGGGCGGCCTGACGGGCCTGCTTACGACGCAGCGTGGCGCTCGGCGCGTCGGAGAACTTGTCCTCCAGGCCGGCCAGCAGCTCGGTGTACGCGTCGACACTCGCCTGCGCGGCCTTGAGGAACTTCTCGTGCAGCTCCGGGTCGTTCGCGATCACCTCCGGCTCCACGAACGCGGCGTTCTTCTCCGGCACGTACCGCTGCGAAAGCTGCGAGTACGAGAAGTGCCGGTGCCGGATCAGCTCGTGGGTGAGCGAGCGCGAGATGCCGGTGATGTAGAAGCTCACCGAACCGTGCTCCAGCACCGAAAGGTGCCCCACCTCGATGATGTGGTCGATGTAGCCGGCGTTGGTCGCCGTCTTCGGGTTCGGCTTCTTCCACGACTGGTAGCAGGCGCGCCCGGCGAACTCGGCCAGCGCCTGGCCGCCGTCGGCGTCGGTCGACCACGGCACGTCCTCCGGCGGGAAGAACTCCGTCTTCGCGATCAGCTGAACCCTCGGCGACACGGTCTCGGCCACGTCAGCACTCCCTCTCCTCTGCGACTCCGAACGGCAGCGTAACCGGGACCCCCGACAGTCCCGGTATGACACCGCGTGGTGTCACGAGTTTCTTGACTGACGCCAGACATGACGTCATAGTGGTGTCATGGACCTGACGCCGTACATCGCGAACCTTCGCGAAGACCTCGCGAACACGGCCTCCGCCGGGGACGAGCAGACCCGGCGGGCGGCTGCCCTGCTTTCCGCCGCGCTCGAACCCGCGGTCCGGCTGACGCTGATGAACGCGCTGGCCGACCTGGCCGCGGAGGTGACCGCCGCCCTGCCCGGACAGGTGGTCGACGTCCGCCTCGACGGCCGGGACGTCCGCGTGGTCGTCACCGGCGGCGCCGAGGAGGCGCCGCGGCCGGAGCGCCCGCAGGCGCCGCCACCCATCGACGGCGGTGACATCACGCGCATCACGCTGCGGCTGGTCGAGCAGATCAAGGGCCAGGCCGAGCAGGCCGCGGCCGCGCAGGGCGTGTCGCTGAACACGTTCGTCGCGCAGGCCGTGCAAGGGGCGCTCGGCCAGGCCCAGCAGCAGCACCACCAGCGCCACGGGCAGTGGCGCCAGGGCAGCAGCCGCACCGAGACCAAGCTGCACGGCTGGGTCGAGGGCTAGGAGGGGAATTCATGAGCGACGAGAACGAGGACACCACCTCGGCGGGCACCGCTGCCGCCGGCGGGTCCGGACCGGGATCTGCCGCTGACGCCGGCACGGCGGCCGCCGCCGGAGCCGAATCCGCTGCCGGAGCCGACGCGGAGTCCGCCAAGGCCGACGCCGGATCGGGCGCCGAGACCGACGCGGAATCCGCCACTGGAACCGAGTCTGGCACCGAGACCGAGGCCGCCGAGACGGCCGACCCGGGACGGCCGGTGGGCGGGTCCACCGGCACCACGCGGACGCAGGAGTTCGACGCGGACGGGCCGCTGGAGCTGGACGTCGGCGTCACGATCGGGCGGGTCGAGCTGGTGCTCGACCGCGCGTCCGGCGCGAGCGTCGAGCTGCGGCACGACGCGGGCGAGCAGCCACCGTGGGTCAGCGGGGTCTCGAACCTGCTGTCGTGGGTCGGCGAGCGCTTCGGCGACCAGCTGGGCGTCGACCCGGGCGGCTCGGCGGCCGACGCCGTCCAGCAGTCGCGCATCGAGAAGACGGGCAACCGGCTCGTGGTCCGGGCGCCGAAGGCCTGGCAGCTGCGCAACGTGCCGCTGTCGGTCAAGGTGCACGCGCCGTCCGGGTCGCACGTGGAGGTCCGCGCGGGGGCGGCGGACGTCACGGTGACCGGCTCGGCGGGCCGCGCCGACATCCTCACCGGTTCCGGCGAGGTCGTGCTGGAGCGGGCCGACGGCTCGGCGATCGTGCGCACCGGCACCGGCAGCGTGAAGCTCGGCCCGACCCTCGCGGGGCTCCAGCTGCGCACCGGCAGCGGTTCGGTGGAGGCGTCTTCGGTGGCGGGGTCGGCGACCCTGGCCACGGGCACGGGTGACGTCTGGCTGGGCGCGGTCGCGGGCGAGGTCATGGCCCGCACCGGCAGCGGCGATCTGTCGGTCGCCGAGGCGGCGTCCGGCTCGCTCGAGCTGATCACCGGCTCGGGCGAGGTCCGGGTCGGCATCCGCGGCGGCGTCGCGGCCGAGGTGGAGCTGGCCTCCGCCGCGGGCCGGGTGTCCAGCGAGCTGGAGGTCTCCGACGTACCACCTGAAGCGGGCGTGGCACTGCGCGTCCGCGCACGCACCGGCACGGGCAACGCGGTAGTCACCCGCGCGGCCGGCTGATAAGGGGGAGGC includes the following:
- the wrbA gene encoding NAD(P)H:quinone oxidoreductase codes for the protein MSTRILVVYYSATGNAAALASALADGARETGAEVRLRTVPETAPPEAVASNPRWQAWVDAGPHHEYATLADLEWAEGIAAGGPTRFGGPPAQLKSFLDSTGGLWAQGKLADKVATSFTTASTTHGGLEATVLATNNIFYHWGAIVVPLGYGDPHLKESGNPYGGSFVSRKSAAPDELALGALRRQGKRLATITTHVATGLKAQQ
- a CDS encoding EamA family transporter, producing MTTELAAVAPRPHVPHRGRGSVLVLASALLFSTSGILGKPTMLAGLTPEQAATLRIGFAGLLLLVGTAVFAPQTLKVRRGEWPMLVAYGLLGVAGTQLFYFIAASRIPVGIAILLDFTSPVLIALWVRFVRRTRLPRAMWGGIALAMAGLALVAQVWEGISLDTVGLLAGLGAGVCSAGYFLIGERAVTGRDPLGLVTWGMVIGAVVVCVVAPPWTVPWPLLAGAVAFGPWTTPLWLLVVGVVLLSTVFPYLLSISSLRHLPASVASVLGLAEPVLATVLAWALLGEALTWPQVLGAAILLGGALLVQANSKAVT
- a CDS encoding RidA family protein, with translation MIERFERPPGLGPVNGYSHAVAGAGRLVAVSGQLPVDADGSIVDPADGLAQARQVFANLGTALRAAGAGPEDVLRLTYFLTDLADLGAVRAARDEFLGDGPRPASSLVQVAGLVLPGARIEIDALAIIQA
- a CDS encoding ribonuclease J, translated to MSSLPPGPGPTNLPPKLPEGALRVVALGGIGEVGRNMTVFEYDGRLLIVDCGVLFPEDTQPGVDLILPDFRAIEDRLEDIDGLVLTHGHEDHIGAVPFLLRLRPDLPIYGSRFTNALLAAKAKEHRQRPKLIEVREGERRKVGAFDLEFFAVNHSIPDALAVAIRTPAGVVLHTGDIKLDQLPLDGRLTDLAGFSRLGDEGVDLFCVDSTNAEVPGFVMPERDIGPVLDDVIRRVDQRVIVACFASHVHRVQQVLAAASRHGRRVAFVGRSMVRNMGIAADLGLLEVPEGLLVDLDQASTLPESKVLFVSTGSQGEPLSALSRMARGEHRQISIRSGDTVVLASSMIPGNETAVFGVVNGLTRLGANVVHQGNAKVHVSGHASAGELLYLYNAVRPSNVMPVHGEWKHLRANGELAIRTGVAPENVVIAEDGVVVDLVDGKASRTGRVEVGHVYVDGLSVGDVGESTLSDRLVLGEGGFISISVAVDSSTGRAVSSPTVSGRGFSDDPKALDAVVPLVEMELARTEAEGITDTHRIAQAVRRVVGRWVADTYRRRPMIVPTVIPV
- the dapA gene encoding 4-hydroxy-tetrahydrodipicolinate synthase — encoded protein: MSTPPTAAPGRPFGRVLTAMATPFDSEGALDVKRAQELAEHLVELGNDGLVLNGTTGESPTTSDAEKAALVRAVVEAVGDRATVLTGAGTNNTAHSIEQAHAAAEAGAHGLLVVTPYYSRPSQAGLFAHFTAVADATELPVMLYDIPPRSIVPIEVDTLQRLAEHPRIVAVKDAKGDLIAGSEVIASTQLAYYSGDDGLNLPWISVGGAGVVSVIGHVVAGRIRAMIDAYENGDTSTARTNHRGMLPVMRAMSRLGGVAFSKAALRLRGFDIGDPRLPIVPATDDQLQLIAADLAQGGVPLGDTAASDWHGARVAQADSQAAYVAPTSHTSVGTLPR
- a CDS encoding serine/threonine-protein kinase, producing MTDEQTRPHDPTAPASGARVVAGRYRLLGELGRGGMGVVWRAQDQVIGRAVAIKELRLPDSEGSAVFSERVLREVRAGGRLNDPAVVTVFDVVTDGGTTWIVMELVEAPTLADLVRGQGPLPAAQAAAIGERVLAALQAAHAAGIVHRDVKPANIMVAPDGRVKLTDFGIAHAIDDPRLTTSGVIVGSPAFMAPERVEGREAMPESDLWSLGATLFFAVEGLVAFERPTTAATLHAIMTEVPYLTRGSGPLAAAVLGLLVAKPEARLTAPQARALLATAAGQPPTPAPGSVTMPHPGAQPLTRVAPQPPKRGRRGWWLGAAAALVVAALVGGFFLGEPVWSPKADPQMLPTVTYGPDGYLKTALDNYQPCYNAVVQPGVVIGDDNNVECKKSHTLEVYDSADALPVENYSNDEAQVAAYPGLEAISRAAEARCATSFTSSVVPAQQRAGLTYQALVPTEREWNLTPEKSSDSPSREFYCVLARTGNGQIPAQITTKVK
- a CDS encoding Nramp family divalent metal transporter; translated protein: MAVAEAARPRRLARLRAGSALLGPAFVASIAYVDPGNVASNISAGARFGYLLVWVIVAANLMAVLVQYLSAKLGLVTGRSLPEVLRERMPRSARLAYWAQAEVVAVATDLAEVVGGAIALNLLFDLPLVVGGLITGAVSLVLLAVQDRGGQRTFERVVTGLLAVIAIGFLASLFVEPPSASGVASGLLPRFEGSGSVLIAAAMLGATVMPHAVYLHSGLVRDRHGAAGPEQRHRLLRATRVDVGLAMLLAGAVNLGMLLLAATNLQGQTGVDSIEGAHSAVATALGPGIALLFAIGLLASGLASTSVGAYAGAMIMEGLLRKRFPILLRRLVTLAPAIVVLGLGADPSAALVVSQVVLSFGIPFALVPLIRLTSDPALMGAEVNRRPTAVAAWLVAAVIITLNVVLIYLTFTG
- a CDS encoding ACT domain-containing protein; translation: MKRLAIDVRPGDYSVVRLPADAPVPAELLVPGEPALVSVTRTPEELSVICPTGREPAGGVVEHGWRLMSVRGPLEFTLTGVISALASELAAAGVALFSLSTFDTDHILVRSAELELAVKAFRDSGHEVALPA
- the thyX gene encoding FAD-dependent thymidylate synthase, producing the protein MAETVSPRVQLIAKTEFFPPEDVPWSTDADGGQALAEFAGRACYQSWKKPNPKTATNAGYIDHIIEVGHLSVLEHGSVSFYITGISRSLTHELIRHRHFSYSQLSQRYVPEKNAAFVEPEVIANDPELHEKFLKAAQASVDAYTELLAGLEDKFSDAPSATLRRKQARQAARAVLPNATETRIVVSGNYRAWRHFIAMRATEHADVEIRALAIDCLRELQKAAANVFADFTISTLPDGTEVASSPKVLEG
- a CDS encoding toxin-antitoxin system HicB family antitoxin, coding for MDLTPYIANLREDLANTASAGDEQTRRAAALLSAALEPAVRLTLMNALADLAAEVTAALPGQVVDVRLDGRDVRVVVTGGAEEAPRPERPQAPPPIDGGDITRITLRLVEQIKGQAEQAAAAQGVSLNTFVAQAVQGALGQAQQQHHQRHGQWRQGSSRTETKLHGWVEG
- a CDS encoding DUF4097 family beta strand repeat-containing protein — protein: MGGSTGTTRTQEFDADGPLELDVGVTIGRVELVLDRASGASVELRHDAGEQPPWVSGVSNLLSWVGERFGDQLGVDPGGSAADAVQQSRIEKTGNRLVVRAPKAWQLRNVPLSVKVHAPSGSHVEVRAGAADVTVTGSAGRADILTGSGEVVLERADGSAIVRTGTGSVKLGPTLAGLQLRTGSGSVEASSVAGSATLATGTGDVWLGAVAGEVMARTGSGDLSVAEAASGSLELITGSGEVRVGIRGGVAAEVELASAAGRVSSELEVSDVPPEAGVALRVRARTGTGNAVVTRAAG